One Mytilus trossulus isolate FHL-02 chromosome 5, PNRI_Mtr1.1.1.hap1, whole genome shotgun sequence DNA segment encodes these proteins:
- the LOC134718827 gene encoding uncharacterized protein LOC134718827, which yields MSQASFVSCSSSIPSEITDKQDEEFIEELHIVDELYFTQVESSQSENLSDDDGALINFESDDSDSEHDDNLIQIDPSDEDNREYISQARFRNDSCGCKEFYGKPCSQVVSMDTIIEFREHCKELSRDELDLVIKSELFTHRRSGDLTTAKKHKQKDRERPFQEFYFAGHRVCRQTFCFAHGIEKKKLLVIAKSLDNDGLTPRVHGGKGRHVKHALGFTDTDRIKSFLHKYAVDNALPLPGRLPNFRNSQVLLLPSDKTAFDIHELYETLAVEMKYRSVSLRTFQRLWSELLPNIVVSKPCTDLCCKCQNYAFKISNSGHLTEEEKSDLLDKYNTHVQLAKEQRDYYRRQCSMSKENYINFPDEGKNPGNPPCSVETEMHYSWDYAQQVHFPHHAQQVGPIYFKTPRKCNVFGMCSEGSGKQTFYLVDEEENPGKGANSVVSMVHHYLMYYGHGETNGKFHFDNCSGQNKNNVVLWYALWRVLTGLHKSIEYSMMIVGHTKFEPDWHFGVWKVKWRNSAAETMEDIAESVNKSSRNGHNISQLVKDIEKPVIFFDWKKYLQQYFKTLKHISTYHHFTVDSTKPGYVVCKESCDSVPITVNLLKKNTIIPMDTMPNTLTPKGLDAARQWYLYEQIREFCYNDANKDVSCPKPTCAKNEVDLTSDVDTRTHKCPSRKQNLLN from the exons ATGAGTCAAGCAAGTTTTGTATCGTGTAGCTCAAGTATTCCATCAGAAATAACAGACAAACAGGACGAGGAGTTTATTGAAGAGCTACATATTGTTGATGAACTATATTTTACCCAAGTTGAAAGTTCTCAAAGTGAAAATCTAAGCGATGATGACGGAGCTCTTATTAACTTTGAGTCTGATGATTCAGATTCGGAACATGATGACAACTTAATTCAAATTGACCCGTCAGATGAAGACAATCGTGAATATATTTCACAGGCCAGATTCAGAAATGACAGTTGTGGGTGCAAAGAGTTTTACGGGAAGCCATGTAGTCAGGTAGTGTCCATGGATACAATCATTGAATTTCGTGAACATTGTAAAGAATTGTCAAGAGATGAATTAGATTTAGTTATCAAGTCAGAACTGTTCACTCACAGAAGATCAGGTGACTTAACCACAGCTAAAAAGCATAAACAAAAAGACAGGGAGAGACCATTTCaggaattttattttgctgGACATCGAGTATGTCGCCAGACTTTCTGCTTTGCTCAtggaattgaaaaaaagaagctCCTTGTAATTGCAAAGTCATTGGATAATGATGGTCTAACCCCCAGAGTTCATGGCGGTAAGGGACGACATGTAAAACATGCATTGGGATTTACTGATACAGACAGAATAAAATCTTTTCTACATAAATATGCAGTCGACAATGCACTGCCCCTGCCAGGTAGACTTCCTAATTTCAGAAACTCTCAGGTCCTGCTCCTCCCTTCAGATAAGACAGCATTTGATATTCATGAGTTATATGAAACATTAGCAgtggaaatgaaatataggaGTGTAAGTTTACGCACTTTCCAAAGGTTATGGAGTGAGTTATTGCCTAACATTGTTGTGTCAAAACCATGCACTGATCTTTGCTGTAAATGTCAGAACTatgcatttaaaatatcaaacagtGGACATCTTACCGAAGAAGAAAAAAGTGATTTGCTAGATAAATATAATACACATGTTCAGCTAGCAAAGGAACAAAGAGACTATTACAGGAGACAGTGCTCTATGAGCAAAGAAAACTATATTAATTTTCCGGATGAAGGCAAAAATCCAG GAAATCCTCCATGCTCAGTTGAAACAGAAATGCATTACTCTTGGGACTATGCACAACaagtccatttcccgcaccatGCTCAGCAGGTTGGACCAATTTACTTCAAGACTCCTAGAAAGTGTAATGTGTTTGGGATGTGCTCTGAAGGATCag GTAAACAGACATTTTATTTGGTTGATGAAGAAGAGAATCCAGGGAAAGGGGCTAACAGTGTTGTAAGCATGGTGCACCACTACCTAATGTACTATGGACATGGGGAGACTAATGGAAAGTTCCACTTTGATAACTGTTCTGGacagaataaaaacaatgttgtacTGTGGTATGCCCTGTGGAGAGTTCtaacag gaTTACACAAGTCCATAGAGTATTCTATGATGATTGTCGGTCACACTAAGTTTGAACCTGACTGGCACTTTGGAGTATGGAAGGTAAAATGGCGCAACTCTGCAGCTGAAACAATGGAAGAT ATTGCAgaaagtgtgaacaaatctagCAGAAATGGTCATAATATATCCCAGTTAGTGAAAGATATAGAGAAACCAGTGATATTTTTTGATTGGAAAAAATACCTTCAGCAGTATTTTAAAACACTGAAGCATATCAGCACATATCACCACTTTACGGTTGATTCAACCAAACCTGGATATGTTGTTTGTAAAGAGTCCTGTGACTCTGTACCTATAACAGtcaatttgttaaaaaagaatACTATTATACCAATGGATACTATGCCGAACACTTTGACACCAAAAGGATTAGATGCAGCCAGACAGTGGTATTTGTACGAACAAATCAGAGAATTCTGCTATAATGACGCAAATAAAGATGTCAGTTGTCCAAAGCCAACATGTGCTAAAAATGAGGTTGACTTGACCAGTGATGTGGATACCAGAACACACAAATGTCCATCAAGGAAGCAGAATCTACTTAATTAA